AAGTCCAGCTAGCTAACTTTCTTAGCTGCGCCTTGGCATGAAATGGTAAACACTACTAATATTGACTTGATCTTAGAAAAGTCGTTTAATTCTCATGGTTATGAGGagaaacaaataataattgCAGGCCATCTTCCAAGATTTGAAATCAGGGAACAGAAAAGGTCCTTTTAGCAGTTTTTGTAGTAAAATTGATtggctgttattattattattattattattattagtctaaGATTATGCAGAGCCTCTGCCTCTGTGAATGAGTAATGATGGTGTTATAAccagagcattaatataaacgtataaatgtgtaatatgtaatgtgCTTAACAGACAGTTAGTAAGGTCTCAGGATATCATGTACATGTATATCTGTTTATAATTACACCACAGGACTTGGACTCTTGCCGCAGCTTTTGAGTGTATTATATAGATTGATGGTGTAAGCTGTGATGTTTGTCTGTACACTGTCTGCTCCAGGCTGGACATACTGATGAGCTGCAACATTGATTAAAGTGTACAGTGACCTAATGTCTGGTGGGACTGACCTTGTAGTGAATGATGTAGTgaaccacacacgcacacacacacacacacacacgaatgaaGATAAAGACACTAAAACATTTGCAGatgacaaaaaataatttttaatcgATAGGGCTCTCTTTaaattttacatatatttataattttagcttttcataaaataaatttatcaGCAGAACATTGGAAGTGTTATTAATAtaagctaacacacacattctctatcAGCACAGTCTGTAATATTACAAGAGAagtattacattacattacaggcTTCTGTGTTGTTAGGTTGTTAAAATGCTCTATAATCTTAATAAGCACATAAGTATCTATATATACTTTTCACAAAAGATCATTGTAATTAAAGCAGCGTTTTggatgtagtgtgtatatatgtctgcacattcattaatcattaaattagactactacaaacacacattcactattAACTCCTTCTCTAATTGACATTAGGATTTAAAAGAGGCTAAAGACTAATTATTTAACTTGAGCATTAGTATAGTTCAGAAAAATGTTCTATTAAAGACTTCTGCGCTCATAACCCAGCCTAGTCGTTCCTCTCGAACACCACCGAGCAGTTTACGCCGTCTTTCTCCACTCcctccttgaaggcgaacaggAAGTACATGACCTTTCTGACCTTGGCCAGCTCAGCGATCCTCTCTCCAAACTCCTGGATGTCGGCCTCCAGGCATTTAATGGGCGCATCCTCTGGGTCGCCGGCCGACCTCCAAAACTGGCCCGTGGGCTCCAGGAGCTGGCGCGTCATCAGGTTGGTGAGGTCAGGCGTCCACAGCTGGGAGATACCTGTAATGGAAAGGCGGCCTACTCCGGTCAGGGTCACCTTCCAGTGAGAAAAGGTCAGTTCCTGATCGGTGAAGTCCAGCCGGAATACCGCCTCATGGGGCAGAAGCAAACGTTCACCGTCTTGCCTCTTCTGGCCACGCTGCTGCAGAGACTGAACCCTCAGCCGCATCACCTCGGTCAGCTGCAGGTCCTCAGTGAACTCCAGTTCAATCTCGCTCTCCGAGGCCATGACTGAAATAGTTTctctgtggctgtgtgtgtgaatgtatctgCCAGGCAGCTCTCTacttttcctcctctttctaCCCCACACTTTTGCTACCCCGCCCGTCCTCTCTATCTGCTCCCACAGGGCAATAAGCCTAATTTTACTGAGTCCTGCATTGATTCGCTTTCATATGCAGGGGTGGAATACAGGAGCGAGTGGTAGATtcatggttggtgtgtgatgtgttgcaTCACCAGGCAACAGAAGGCTAATGACGTGCAAAGCAGCAGCTTAACGGTTCTCCCTTAGGCACTTCTTGACGATTGAGAGTTCCACAACAATGATTTATCCTACAAGTGAGGtttaagtgtgtaaatgtgtaaacatGACGTTAATGAAGTCCGTCAGGTGTGGAGGAAGAATATGATCATATGTTTGTAGCGTGTTCTGCTGTTAATCTAGCATCTTTACTTGCTTTCATAACAGCCTGTGAATCTGTTTCTCTAAATAAagaactttttttaaataatatacatGCTTTTTCTGGTTAGGTGATTCCAGACTGGAAGGACCAGGAATGGGACAAGGACAAGCCAGAAACATACGCTGGGATTTTCCACTTTCGGTTTTGGCGTTTTGGAGAGTGGGTGGATGTGGTCATTGATGATCGGTTGCCCACCACCAATGGTCATCTGATTTATTGCCACTCTAATGACAGCAATGAGTTCTGGAGTGCACTGGTGGAAAAAGCCTATGCCAAGTAAGTCAAATTCATTATTGTAATATTGGTCAGTAGCAACATGTCTTCATTTCATCCAAACTCTGTATTGTCAATAAACACCcttatacactaccgctcaaaagtttgggatcacttgcatatttcagcttgatttcagctacagaggaagactccatcagccaaacCATCTTGTGagagcatggggtgaaatctcatcagattatcttgaaaaattgaccactagaatgcccaggctgtaattgatgcaaaaggtgttgttttttttttttttttttttttttgatgaaggcaaagtttgaagaaaacattcattatttctaactctgacatgtcagcatgttctgttcttttgctatattttctattcagactaattttgtgtgtgtttccttggaaaacaatacaatttttgagtgatcccaaacttttgagtggtcTCACTATAATTCTGTTAGTATCATGTTTTTTCCCAAAAATGTACCATATACTGTGGAAGAGGtaacagataaaaaataatgtgacTTGCATAGCATTTGCTAATGATGACCTCTTTCTGACCATCCAGGATTTATGGCTGTTACGAGGCTCTGGATGGTGGAAACACAGCAGACGCACTGGTGGATTTTACCGGAGGCGTGTCAGAACCCCTTGACCTGCTGGAGGGCCGCTACAATCAGGACGAAGAAGCACGAAATCAGCTGTTTGAGCGTGTCTTCAAAGTCCACAACAGAGGAGGCCTCATCAGCTGCTCCATCAGGGTGAGTTTGCTGTTT
The sequence above is drawn from the Hemibagrus wyckioides isolate EC202008001 linkage group LG04, SWU_Hwy_1.0, whole genome shotgun sequence genome and encodes:
- the ompa gene encoding olfactory marker protein a: MASESEIELEFTEDLQLTEVMRLRVQSLQQRGQKRQDGERLLLPHEAVFRLDFTDQELTFSHWKVTLTGVGRLSITGISQLWTPDLTNLMTRQLLEPTGQFWRSAGDPEDAPIKCLEADIQEFGERIAELAKVRKVMYFLFAFKEGVEKDGVNCSVVFERND